A single Staphylococcus muscae DNA region contains:
- the recF gene encoding DNA replication/repair protein RecF (All proteins in this family for which functions are known are DNA-binding proteins that assist the filamentation of RecA onto DNA for the initiation of recombination or recombinational repair.), with translation MKLTTLQLENYRNYAQVDLACHPEVNILIGENAQGKTNLLESIYTLALAKSHRTTNDRELIRFDAEYAKIEGELSFRHGHMPLTMFITKKGKKAKVNHLEQSRLTQYIGHLNVVLFAPEDLNIVKGAPQVRRRFIDMELGQISSLYLNDLSQYQRILKQRNHYLKQLQLKQQKDTTMLEVLNQQFATYAVKVTLRRQQFIAELETLAAPIHSGITNGKERLTLQYMPSIKLQDTPQDEEGLINDVFESLQASLKKEIERGVSMQGPHRDDLGFQVNEMDAQTFGSQGQQRTTALSIKLAEIELMHQEVGEYPILLLDDVLSELDDSRQTHLLSTIQHKVQTFVTTTSVDGIDHEIMKDAKIYRIAEGNIKK, from the coding sequence ATGAAGTTAACAACACTCCAGTTAGAAAACTACCGGAACTATGCACAAGTTGATTTGGCATGTCATCCGGAAGTCAACATACTCATTGGAGAGAATGCACAGGGTAAGACAAACCTACTCGAGTCAATTTACACATTGGCCTTAGCTAAAAGTCACAGAACGACGAATGATAGAGAGTTGATTCGGTTCGATGCAGAATATGCTAAAATAGAAGGTGAATTAAGTTTTAGACATGGTCATATGCCACTGACAATGTTTATTACGAAAAAGGGCAAAAAGGCAAAGGTCAATCATTTAGAGCAGAGTCGTTTGACGCAATATATCGGTCATCTTAACGTCGTTTTATTTGCGCCAGAAGACCTCAATATTGTGAAAGGTGCGCCACAAGTAAGACGTCGTTTTATTGATATGGAGCTTGGACAGATCTCCAGTCTATATTTGAATGATCTGTCGCAATATCAGCGCATACTCAAACAACGAAATCACTATTTGAAACAACTACAACTCAAACAACAAAAAGATACGACAATGCTAGAGGTGTTGAATCAGCAATTTGCAACTTATGCAGTCAAGGTGACTTTGAGACGTCAGCAATTCATTGCAGAACTTGAAACACTCGCAGCACCGATTCATTCAGGGATTACGAATGGTAAAGAACGACTGACGTTACAGTACATGCCGAGTATCAAGTTGCAAGACACCCCGCAAGATGAGGAAGGCTTAATCAATGATGTATTTGAATCACTACAAGCCTCACTCAAGAAAGAAATTGAGCGTGGTGTGAGCATGCAAGGGCCACATCGAGATGATCTTGGATTTCAAGTGAACGAGATGGATGCACAGACATTTGGTTCTCAAGGACAACAACGTACAACAGCACTGTCAATCAAACTAGCCGAAATAGAATTAATGCATCAAGAAGTGGGGGAATACCCCATTTTGTTGCTTGATGATGTATTAAGTGAGTTAGATGATTCTCGACAAACGCATTTGTTGAGTACGATACAACATAAAGTACAGACATTTGTAACAACGACATCCGTGGATGGTATCGACCATGAAATAATGAAAGATGCTAAAATATATCGAATTGCAGAAGGAAATATTAAGAAATAG
- the gyrA gene encoding DNA gyrase subunit A produces the protein MAETSESRINERNISKEMRESFLDYAMSVIVSRALPDVRDGLKPVHRRILYGLNEQGMTPDKPYKKSARIVGDVMGKYHPHGDSSIYEAMVRMAQEFSYRYPLVDGQGNFGSMDGDGAAAMRYTEARMTKLALELLRDINKDTIDFIDNYDGNEREPSVLPSRFPNLLVNGASGIAVGMATNIPPHNMREVIDGVLSLSHNPEISTAELMEDIQGPDFPTAGLILGKSGIRRAYETGRGSIMMRAKADIESRGGGRERIVVTEIPFQVNKARMIEKIADLVRDKKIEGITDLRDETSLRTGVRIVIDVRKDANASVILNNLYKQTPLQTSFGFNMIALVNGRPQLITLKEALYHYLEHQKEVVRRRTAYNLRKAKDRAHILEGLRIALDHIDEIITIIRESETDKVAMDSLQTRFSLSERQAQAILDMRLRRLTGLERDKIENEYNELIAYIAELEEILADEEKLLALVREELTDIKERYGDDRRTEIQLGGVDHLEDEDLIPEEQIVISLSHNNYIKRLPVSTYRAQNRGGRGVQGMNTLEDDFVSQLVTTSTHDDVLFFTNKGRVYKLRGYEVPELSRQSKGIPVVNAIALESDEVISTMIAVKDLDSEDNFLVFVTKKGLVKRSALSNFNRINKNGKIAIKFRDDDELVAVRLTDGHKHILIGTSQASLIRFKETDIRAMSRIASGVKGISLREDDEVIGLGVADEDNQAEILVVTEKGYGKRTPIGEYRLSRRAGMGIKTANITERNGKLVCIATVEGNEDVMVVTDHGVIIRMEVEDISVNGRNTQGVRLIRLDEDQFVSTVAKVKQEPDDLEAEEQDSGMSKEVAEIDSDNADDSKETLREDFMARVEEDIANEDEIDE, from the coding sequence ATGGCTGAAACATCTGAATCAAGAATCAATGAACGGAATATCAGCAAAGAGATGCGTGAATCATTTTTGGACTATGCCATGAGTGTTATCGTATCTCGTGCATTGCCAGACGTAAGAGATGGTTTGAAGCCTGTGCATCGCCGTATACTTTATGGTTTGAATGAACAAGGCATGACGCCAGATAAACCTTACAAAAAATCAGCACGTATCGTTGGGGACGTTATGGGTAAATATCACCCACATGGTGACTCATCTATTTACGAAGCAATGGTACGTATGGCACAAGAGTTCAGCTACCGTTACCCACTGGTAGATGGTCAAGGGAACTTCGGTTCAATGGACGGCGATGGTGCTGCCGCAATGCGTTACACAGAAGCACGAATGACGAAGCTGGCGCTAGAACTTTTAAGAGATATTAACAAAGATACGATTGATTTTATCGACAACTACGATGGGAACGAACGAGAGCCGAGTGTCTTGCCGTCTCGCTTCCCGAACTTATTAGTGAACGGTGCATCAGGAATTGCGGTTGGGATGGCAACGAATATTCCACCGCACAATATGCGTGAAGTCATTGACGGCGTGTTGAGTTTGAGTCACAATCCAGAGATTTCAACAGCAGAACTGATGGAAGACATCCAAGGACCAGACTTCCCAACAGCGGGTTTAATTCTTGGTAAGAGTGGTATTCGTCGTGCTTATGAAACAGGACGTGGTTCTATCATGATGCGCGCCAAAGCGGATATTGAATCACGTGGTGGTGGTCGTGAACGCATCGTTGTGACTGAAATTCCTTTCCAAGTGAACAAGGCACGTATGATTGAGAAGATTGCGGATCTCGTTCGTGATAAGAAGATTGAAGGGATTACAGATTTACGTGATGAGACAAGCTTACGCACAGGTGTCCGCATTGTAATCGATGTTCGTAAAGACGCCAATGCAAGTGTCATTTTGAACAACTTGTATAAACAGACGCCATTGCAAACGTCATTTGGCTTCAACATGATTGCATTAGTGAATGGTCGTCCACAACTTATCACGTTGAAAGAAGCACTGTACCATTACTTAGAACACCAGAAGGAAGTCGTACGTCGTCGTACTGCATACAATTTACGTAAAGCGAAAGACCGTGCGCACATTCTTGAAGGGCTGCGTATTGCGCTCGATCATATCGATGAGATTATTACGATTATTCGTGAATCAGAGACAGACAAAGTCGCAATGGATAGCTTACAGACACGTTTCTCATTGTCAGAGCGCCAAGCACAAGCTATTTTAGATATGCGCTTACGTCGTTTGACAGGGTTAGAGCGTGACAAGATTGAAAATGAATACAATGAGTTGATTGCTTATATCGCTGAGTTAGAAGAGATTTTAGCAGACGAAGAAAAGTTACTCGCATTGGTACGTGAAGAGCTAACAGATATCAAAGAACGTTACGGTGATGATCGTCGTACAGAGATTCAATTAGGTGGCGTGGATCATCTAGAAGATGAAGACTTAATTCCAGAAGAACAAATTGTGATTTCATTAAGTCACAATAACTATATTAAGCGTCTACCTGTATCGACATATCGTGCACAAAATAGAGGTGGACGTGGTGTTCAAGGTATGAATACGCTTGAAGACGACTTCGTAAGTCAACTCGTAACGACAAGTACACATGATGATGTACTCTTCTTTACGAACAAAGGACGTGTGTATAAGTTACGTGGTTATGAAGTGCCGGAACTCTCACGTCAGTCTAAAGGAATTCCAGTCGTCAATGCGATTGCACTTGAGAGTGACGAAGTGATCAGTACGATGATTGCTGTGAAGGACTTGGATTCTGAAGATAACTTCTTAGTCTTTGTAACGAAAAAAGGCTTGGTGAAACGTTCAGCATTAAGCAACTTTAACCGCATCAACAAAAACGGTAAAATTGCGATTAAGTTCAGAGATGATGACGAACTGGTAGCGGTTCGTTTGACAGATGGACACAAACATATTCTGATTGGTACTTCTCAAGCTTCACTCATTCGCTTTAAGGAGACGGATATTCGTGCGATGAGCCGAATTGCCTCAGGTGTTAAAGGAATCTCATTACGTGAAGATGATGAAGTCATCGGTCTTGGTGTGGCAGATGAGGATAATCAAGCAGAAATTCTTGTTGTAACGGAGAAAGGTTACGGTAAGCGAACACCGATTGGTGAGTATCGCTTGTCACGTCGTGCAGGTATGGGTATTAAGACAGCCAATATCACTGAACGTAACGGTAAACTTGTATGTATTGCAACAGTCGAAGGTAATGAAGATGTGATGGTCGTAACAGACCATGGTGTCATCATTCGTATGGAAGTAGAAGATATTTCTGTTAACGGTCGTAATACACAAGGTGTACGTTTGATTCGCCTTGATGAGGATCAATTCGTATCAACTGTTGCGAAAGTAAAACAAGAACCAGATGACTTAGAAGCGGAAGAACAAGACAGCGGGATGTCTAAAGAAGTCGCTGAAATAGACAGTGATAACGCTGATGATTCAAAAGAAACATTGAGAGAAGACTTCATGGCACGTGTCGAAGAAGATATTGCCAATGAAGATGAGATAGACGAATAA
- a CDS encoding AzlD domain-containing protein, whose protein sequence is MTFYFLIAVVLSGVVTLFVRVLPLVMISRIEFSEKFIKWLSFIPITLFTALVVDGLIKQESGVFGYAINWTFLIALVPTIWIALRTRSLTITVLVGMVAVALLRLTMVP, encoded by the coding sequence ATGACATTTTATTTCTTAATTGCAGTCGTCTTATCAGGCGTTGTGACATTATTTGTACGTGTCTTACCATTAGTGATGATTTCCCGGATCGAATTCTCTGAGAAATTCATTAAATGGTTATCTTTTATTCCAATCACGTTATTTACAGCGCTTGTCGTTGATGGGTTGATCAAACAAGAGAGTGGTGTGTTTGGTTATGCTATCAATTGGACGTTTCTCATTGCGCTTGTTCCGACGATATGGATTGCCCTGCGCACACGGAGTTTGACAATAACAGTATTGGTGGGGATGGTGGCAGTGGCGTTATTGAGACTTACAATGGTCCCTTGA
- a CDS encoding AzlC family ABC transporter permease, whose product MAYQTFRQGIKDCIPTLLGYAGIGFSFGVVGITSGFNLFEIALLSILIYAGAAQFIVIALMVVHTPVWVIVLTTLIVNSRMFLLSMTLAPSFKQETLWHRIGIGTLLTDETFGVAITPYSKGETIGRNWMYGLNITAYLFWVFTTILGGALGDFVSRPEMLGLDYAILAMFVFLAAAQLEGVQKSKIRLYLLLIFVVIVLMLVLSLFMPSYLAIMIASILTATLGMVMEQ is encoded by the coding sequence ATGGCATATCAGACATTCAGACAAGGTATCAAAGATTGTATTCCCACCTTGCTTGGATACGCAGGTATTGGCTTTTCATTCGGTGTCGTAGGGATAACATCTGGGTTCAATTTATTTGAAATCGCCTTACTATCTATCTTAATTTATGCTGGCGCAGCACAATTCATCGTGATTGCTTTGATGGTTGTTCATACGCCTGTATGGGTTATCGTTCTTACCACGTTGATTGTTAACAGCCGAATGTTTTTGTTGAGCATGACGTTAGCACCTTCCTTCAAGCAGGAGACATTATGGCATCGTATAGGAATCGGTACCTTGTTGACGGATGAGACATTCGGGGTAGCAATTACTCCATACTCAAAAGGGGAGACGATTGGTCGTAACTGGATGTATGGTTTGAACATTACAGCATATCTCTTTTGGGTTTTTACGACAATTCTTGGTGGCGCACTCGGTGACTTTGTGAGTCGGCCAGAAATGCTCGGTCTTGATTATGCCATATTAGCGATGTTCGTTTTCTTGGCAGCAGCACAATTAGAAGGCGTACAGAAGTCTAAGATACGCCTATACTTGCTGCTTATCTTCGTCGTTATCGTATTAATGCTCGTATTAAGTCTATTTATGCCGTCTTATCTGGCTATTATGATTGCATCGATATTGACAGCGACATTAGGGATGGTGATGGAACAATGA
- the hutH gene encoding histidine ammonia-lyase yields MVLYLTGDQLRINDIRDFLHEQATVEITEDALTRVKESRAIVERIIENKETVYGITTGFGLFSDVLIDPQQYNQLQVNLIRSHACGVGEPFSQEVSLVMMVLRLNTLLKGHSGATVDLVRQLQFFINQRIIPVIPQQGSLGASGDLAPLSHLALALIGEGRVYYQGQLLDSSDVLERLDRAPLKLQAKEGLALINGTQAMTAQGVVTMIEAEHLAFEVEWIAALTHQALRGITDAYHTSVHTVRNFDEQTDVARRMLDWLEGSTLTTRQGELRVQDPYTLRCIPQIHGASFQVFNYVREKLECEMNAANDNPLIFDEGDETLVISGGNFHGQPIAFALDFLKIGLSELANVSERRLERLVNPQLNGGLPAFLSPEPGLQSGAMIMQYAAASLVSENKTLAHPASVDSIPSSANQEDHVSMGTIAARHGYKILENVRRVIAIEAIIALQAVELRGIEGLSPKTREQYEALREIVPSITEDRQFHKDIEYVANYLQKSAYYDRACNL; encoded by the coding sequence ATGGTTTTATATTTAACAGGTGATCAGCTTAGGATAAATGATATACGTGACTTCTTGCATGAACAGGCAACCGTAGAGATCACAGAAGATGCATTAACACGTGTCAAAGAAAGCCGGGCAATCGTAGAACGTATTATTGAAAACAAAGAGACAGTTTATGGCATTACAACAGGATTTGGCTTGTTTAGTGACGTCCTTATTGATCCACAACAATACAATCAACTACAAGTCAATTTGATACGCTCACACGCATGTGGGGTAGGGGAACCGTTCTCACAAGAAGTATCATTAGTCATGATGGTGTTGCGATTGAACACATTATTAAAAGGGCACTCTGGTGCGACAGTTGATCTCGTGAGACAGTTACAATTCTTTATCAATCAAAGAATCATTCCAGTTATTCCACAACAAGGTTCACTTGGTGCATCGGGTGACTTAGCACCTTTATCACACCTAGCTTTGGCCTTAATAGGAGAAGGACGAGTTTACTATCAAGGGCAGTTGCTAGACAGCTCGGACGTCTTGGAGCGCTTAGATAGAGCGCCGTTAAAGTTACAAGCCAAAGAAGGTTTGGCATTGATTAATGGTACACAAGCGATGACTGCACAAGGTGTTGTAACGATGATTGAAGCGGAGCATTTGGCTTTTGAAGTGGAATGGATTGCTGCTTTAACACATCAAGCGCTGAGAGGGATAACCGATGCCTATCATACGTCTGTTCATACAGTACGGAACTTTGATGAACAAACAGACGTAGCAAGACGGATGTTAGACTGGCTTGAAGGGTCAACATTGACAACACGACAAGGGGAGTTACGTGTGCAAGACCCATACACATTGCGCTGTATACCACAAATACACGGTGCGAGCTTTCAAGTGTTCAATTATGTGCGTGAGAAGTTAGAATGTGAGATGAATGCGGCTAATGACAATCCATTGATTTTTGATGAAGGAGATGAGACATTGGTCATCTCTGGTGGGAACTTTCATGGACAACCGATTGCGTTTGCATTGGATTTCTTAAAGATTGGTCTGAGTGAATTGGCTAATGTATCAGAAAGACGTCTAGAACGTCTTGTTAATCCACAGTTGAATGGTGGCCTACCTGCATTTTTAAGTCCAGAACCAGGACTGCAAAGTGGTGCGATGATTATGCAGTATGCGGCGGCAAGTCTCGTATCAGAGAATAAGACATTGGCACATCCAGCAAGTGTTGATTCCATTCCATCCTCAGCGAATCAAGAAGATCATGTATCAATGGGGACGATTGCTGCAAGACACGGATATAAAATATTGGAAAATGTACGTCGTGTCATTGCTATTGAAGCAATTATTGCATTGCAAGCAGTTGAATTGAGGGGAATCGAAGGGCTTTCGCCAAAAACACGAGAACAGTACGAAGCACTACGTGAAATCGTACCTTCAATTACAGAAGATCGCCAATTCCATAAAGATATTGAATATGTGGCGAATTATTTACAAAAAAGTGCGTATTATGATAGGGCTTGCAATTTATAA
- the serS gene encoding serine--tRNA ligase: protein MLDIKLFRNEPEKVKEKIQLRGDDPVVVDEVLELDQKRRELIKQTEELKAERNKASELIAEKKRNNEDTEEAIQMQRKAGEKVKEIDTELKEVDNELQDKLSRIPNLIHDDVPQGADDTENVELKKWGTPREFDFEAKAHWDLVEELGMANFERAARVSGARFVFLTNEGAKLERALINYMLTKHTTQHGYTEMNVPQLVNRHSMYGTGQLPKFEEDLFKVEKEGLYTIPTAEVPLTNYYREEVIQPGVLPEKFTGQSACFRSEAGSAGRDTRGLIRLHQFEKVEMVRIEKPEDSWNALEEMTGNAEAILEELGLPYRRVILCTGDIGFGSSKTYDLEVWLPSYNDYKEISSCSNCVDFQARRANIRFKRDKDAKPEYVHTLNGSGLAVGRTFAAIVENYQNEDGSITIPEALVPFMGGQTVIEPK from the coding sequence ATGTTAGACATTAAATTATTCAGAAACGAGCCTGAAAAAGTCAAAGAGAAGATTCAATTACGTGGAGATGATCCGGTAGTCGTTGATGAAGTGTTAGAACTTGATCAAAAACGCCGTGAATTAATCAAACAAACAGAAGAATTAAAAGCAGAGCGCAATAAAGCATCTGAATTAATCGCTGAAAAGAAACGTAATAACGAAGACACTGAAGAAGCAATCCAAATGCAACGCAAAGCAGGAGAAAAAGTAAAAGAAATCGATACAGAACTTAAAGAAGTGGATAATGAATTACAAGATAAATTATCACGCATCCCTAACTTAATTCATGACGATGTACCACAAGGTGCAGATGATACAGAAAACGTTGAATTGAAAAAATGGGGTACACCACGTGAATTTGACTTTGAAGCAAAAGCACACTGGGATCTTGTTGAAGAGTTAGGCATGGCAAACTTTGAACGTGCTGCACGTGTATCTGGTGCACGTTTCGTATTCTTAACAAACGAAGGTGCGAAGTTAGAGCGTGCGTTAATCAACTACATGTTGACAAAACATACAACACAACATGGTTACACTGAAATGAATGTGCCACAACTTGTAAACCGTCACTCAATGTATGGAACAGGCCAACTTCCTAAATTTGAAGAAGACTTATTCAAAGTTGAAAAAGAAGGTCTTTACACAATCCCAACGGCAGAAGTACCATTAACAAACTACTACCGTGAAGAAGTGATTCAACCGGGTGTGTTACCTGAAAAATTCACAGGACAATCTGCATGTTTCAGAAGTGAAGCAGGATCTGCTGGTCGCGATACACGTGGCTTAATTCGTCTTCACCAATTCGAAAAAGTTGAAATGGTACGCATTGAAAAACCTGAAGATTCTTGGAATGCATTAGAAGAAATGACTGGTAACGCAGAAGCGATTCTTGAAGAATTAGGCTTACCATACCGTCGTGTGATTTTATGTACTGGAGACATCGGATTCGGTTCAAGTAAAACTTACGACTTAGAAGTATGGTTACCAAGTTACAATGACTATAAAGAAATCAGCTCTTGCTCAAACTGCGTTGATTTCCAAGCACGTCGTGCAAACATCCGCTTCAAACGTGATAAAGATGCAAAACCTGAATATGTACACACATTAAACGGTTCTGGTTTAGCAGTAGGTCGTACATTTGCAGCTATCGTTGAAAACTATCAAAATGAAGATGGTTCTATCACAATCCCAGAAGCACTTGTACCATTCATGGGCGGACAAACAGTTATTGAACCAAAATAA
- a CDS encoding NAD(P)H-hydrate dehydratase, whose product MEILSDVRIPKRKQDTHKGDYGRILLIGGNATLGGAIMLAARACVYSGSGLITVATHPTNHVALHSRCPEAMVIDINDTKKLTKVIEQSDCILIGPGLGLDFKGNNAMTFLLQNIQSHHTLIVDGDAISIMSKLKPEIPPCKIIYTPHQKEWERLSGIPIEEQTYERNRAAVDKIGATVVLKKHGTEIFFRDNEYKLEIGTPAMATGGMGDTLAGMITSFIGQFDDTIDAVTSAAYTHSYIGEKLSKDMYVVPPSKIIDEIPYAMKQLEQ is encoded by the coding sequence ATGGAAATATTGTCGGATGTTAGAATACCGAAACGCAAACAAGATACACACAAAGGTGACTATGGTCGTATTCTTCTGATCGGTGGTAATGCAACGTTAGGTGGCGCGATTATGTTAGCTGCACGTGCATGCGTGTACAGTGGTAGTGGTTTGATTACGGTAGCAACGCATCCAACGAACCATGTCGCACTCCATTCACGCTGTCCAGAAGCGATGGTGATTGATATTAATGATACGAAAAAACTGACAAAAGTCATCGAACAGTCAGATTGTATCTTAATCGGTCCAGGACTCGGGCTCGACTTTAAAGGGAACAATGCGATGACATTCTTGCTACAAAATATTCAATCACACCATACATTGATTGTTGATGGCGATGCGATTTCTATTATGAGTAAGCTCAAACCAGAAATCCCACCATGTAAAATCATTTACACACCACATCAAAAAGAATGGGAGCGTCTTAGTGGTATTCCAATTGAAGAACAGACATATGAACGCAATCGTGCTGCTGTCGATAAGATTGGCGCAACAGTTGTTTTGAAGAAACACGGCACTGAAATCTTCTTCAGAGACAATGAATATAAGTTAGAAATTGGTACACCTGCCATGGCAACAGGTGGTATGGGCGATACACTAGCTGGCATGATCACAAGCTTCATCGGTCAATTTGATGACACAATTGATGCTGTGACGAGTGCCGCTTATACGCATAGCTACATTGGAGAAAAATTGTCGAAAGATATGTATGTCGTTCCACCTTCAAAAATCATTGACGAAATTCCTTATGCCATGAAACAACTCGAACAATAA
- the gyrB gene encoding DNA topoisomerase (ATP-hydrolyzing) subunit B, with amino-acid sequence MEALADVNNTENYGASQIQVLEGLEAVRKRPGMYIGSTAERGLHHLVWEIVDNSIDEALAGYADTIEVVIEKDDWIKVTDNGRGIPVDIQEKMGRPAVEVILTVLHAGGKFGGGGYKVSGGLHGVGSSVVNALSETLEVYVHRDGRIHHQSYKRGVPEFDLKQIDDTDKTGTVIRFKADPDIFQETTVYNYETLQKRIRELAFLNKGIQITLRDERDDEALREDNYYYEGGIKSYVELINEKKEPIHPEPIYVHEQRDDVEVEIALQYNSGYATNLLTYANNIHTYEGGTHEDGFKRALTRVLNSYGLQSKIIKEDKERLSGEDTREGLTAVISIKHGDPQFEGQTKTKLGNSEVRQIVDRTFSELFERFLLENPQVGRTIVEKGIMASRARIAAKKAREVTRRKTALDISSLPGKLADCSSKDPSESEIFLVEGDSAGGSTKSGRDSRIQAILPLRGKILNVEKARLDKILNNNEIRQMVTAFGTGIGGEFDISKARYHKIVIMTDADVDGAHIRTLLLTFFYRFMRPLIEAGYVYIAQPPLYKLTQGKQKYYVFNDRELDKLKEQLNPTPKWSIARYKGLGEMNADQLWETTMNPENRAMLQVTLDDAIEADQTFEMLMGDVVENRRQFIEDNAVYANLDF; translated from the coding sequence GTGGAAGCATTGGCTGATGTGAACAACACAGAAAACTATGGTGCGAGTCAGATTCAGGTATTAGAAGGTCTCGAAGCGGTTCGTAAGCGACCAGGGATGTATATTGGTTCGACTGCAGAACGTGGTCTACACCATCTTGTATGGGAGATTGTAGATAACAGTATTGACGAGGCACTTGCAGGCTATGCAGATACGATTGAAGTCGTCATCGAAAAAGATGATTGGATCAAAGTGACAGATAATGGTCGTGGTATCCCAGTCGATATTCAAGAGAAGATGGGGCGTCCAGCTGTTGAAGTTATTCTTACAGTGCTTCATGCCGGCGGTAAGTTTGGCGGTGGCGGATATAAAGTATCAGGTGGTTTACACGGTGTAGGTTCATCGGTTGTAAACGCATTGAGTGAGACGCTTGAAGTGTACGTACACCGAGATGGTCGCATCCATCACCAATCATACAAACGTGGCGTGCCAGAGTTTGATTTGAAACAGATTGATGACACAGATAAAACAGGAACGGTTATCCGCTTCAAAGCAGATCCCGATATTTTCCAAGAAACAACGGTTTACAACTATGAAACATTACAAAAACGTATTAGAGAGTTGGCATTCTTAAACAAAGGTATTCAAATCACACTGCGTGATGAACGTGATGATGAAGCGCTACGAGAAGATAACTACTACTACGAAGGCGGGATTAAGTCTTACGTTGAGTTGATTAACGAGAAGAAAGAACCAATTCATCCTGAACCTATCTATGTACATGAACAACGCGATGATGTTGAAGTAGAGATTGCTTTACAGTACAACAGCGGTTATGCGACTAATTTACTGACCTATGCGAACAATATCCATACGTATGAAGGTGGGACACACGAGGACGGCTTTAAACGGGCTCTGACACGTGTTCTTAATAGTTATGGGTTACAGTCCAAAATCATCAAAGAAGACAAGGAGCGTCTCTCTGGTGAAGATACACGTGAAGGTTTAACAGCGGTTATTTCTATTAAGCACGGTGATCCACAATTCGAAGGGCAAACGAAGACAAAGTTAGGGAACTCAGAAGTACGTCAAATCGTAGACCGTACGTTCTCAGAGCTATTTGAACGCTTCTTGCTAGAGAACCCACAAGTTGGTCGTACGATCGTTGAGAAAGGGATTATGGCATCACGTGCACGTATTGCGGCCAAAAAGGCACGTGAAGTGACACGTCGTAAAACTGCTTTAGATATTTCTAGCTTACCGGGTAAACTAGCGGACTGCTCAAGTAAAGATCCATCAGAAAGTGAGATTTTCTTAGTAGAGGGTGACTCTGCCGGGGGGTCTACGAAATCAGGACGTGACTCTCGTATTCAAGCAATCTTGCCATTGCGTGGGAAAATTCTTAACGTAGAAAAGGCGCGATTAGATAAGATTTTAAACAATAACGAGATCCGTCAAATGGTCACAGCATTCGGAACGGGTATCGGTGGCGAATTCGATATTTCAAAAGCAAGATATCATAAGATCGTGATCATGACTGATGCCGATGTCGATGGCGCACATATCCGTACGTTGTTATTGACTTTCTTCTATCGCTTTATGCGTCCGTTGATTGAAGCGGGCTATGTGTACATTGCACAACCGCCACTTTATAAGTTGACGCAAGGAAAACAAAAATATTATGTCTTTAATGATCGCGAACTAGACAAGTTAAAAGAACAGCTGAATCCAACACCGAAATGGTCGATTGCACGCTATAAAGGTTTGGGTGAGATGAACGCCGATCAGTTGTGGGAGACGACAATGAATCCAGAAAATCGTGCGATGTTACAAGTAACGCTAGACGATGCGATTGAAGCGGATCAAACATTCGAAATGTTAATGGGCGATGTTGTTGAGAATCGTCGCCAGTTCATTGAAGATAACGCTGTCTATGCCAACCTGGATTTCTAA